The following are encoded together in the Strongyloides ratti genome assembly S_ratti_ED321, chromosome : 2 genome:
- a CDS encoding Zinc transporter ZIP2 yields MEHDHHVEDNLLIWRIILLTIMVVMTFSIGILPVKILKFLRKRAAENRSRQQGSSRFSSLSLCMLTCFSGGVFLATCFLHLLPELNDHIKHVVVEHDFHIDYPLAELLTCIGFFFLFFIEELVLKFIPAAGHGHSHSQPIEKSLLKVSENELETSSFIDTKSHPYLEKGNKNGKNHLLNIGDEKKKDVEKIQAISQMTKGNDDNDNFSCKSLAFAEPERCETDCHKIDEHPPIRMKSHPHRHSHGVRSVTFLLAISSHSVIEGLAFGAMNTKKGLRALFISLMIHKLIVAFSMGLQLARTHAHNIKWVIVSMFIFSITSPVGAIVGSFVHNIENEYLKDILLMIMQGLAVGTFLYVTFFEVLINERNNEHNNFLKLALIVFGFSVIGTLRYFDQHEHNHSHDNKMSMHSHDH; encoded by the exons ATGGAGCATGATCACCATGTGGAAGATAATCTATTGATATGGAGAATAATTCTTCTTACTATTATGGTTGTCATGACTTTTTCTATTGGAATATTACCTGTTAAA atattaaaatttcttcgAAAACGAGCAGCAGAAAACAGAAGTAGACAACAGGGAAGTTCAAGATTTTCGTCACTTTCTCTATGTATGCTGACATGTTTCTCTGGAGGAGTTTTTTTAGCAACATGTTTCTTACATCTATTGCCTGAATTAAATGATCACATTAAACATGTTGTTGTTGAGCATGATTTTCATATAGATTATCCATTAGCTGAATTGTTAACGTGTATtggattttttttcttattttttattgaagaattagttttaaaatttatacctGCAGCTGGTCATGGACATTCTCATTCTCAACCTATAGAAAAATCGCTTTTAAAAGTTTCTGAAAATGAGTTGGAAACTTCTTCATTTATTGATACAAAATCACATCCATATTTAGAGAAGGGAaataaaaatggtaaaaatcatcttttaaatataggtgatgagaaaaaaaaagatgttgAGAAGATTCAGGCTATTAGTCAAATGACGAAAGGAAATgatgataatgataattttagtTGTAAATCATTAGCTTTTGCCGAGCCTGAACGTTGTGAGACAGATTGTCATAAAATTGATGAGCATCCTCCTATTCGTATGAAATCTCATCCACATAGACATTCACATGGAGTTAGATCagtaacttttttattagcTATATCCTCACATTCTGTCATTGAAGGATTGGCATTTGGAGCAATGAATACTAAAAAGGGACTTCGGGCTCTTTTTATTAGTCTTATGATacataaattaattgttGCATTTTCAATGGGTTTACAGCTTGCTAGAACTCATGcacataatattaaatggGTAATAGTAtcaatgtttatattttctataactTCCCCAGTTGGAGCTATTGTGGGAAGTTTTGTacataatattgaaaatgaatatttaaaagacatTCTACTTATGATAATGCAGGGTTTAGCTGTTGGCACATTTTTGTATGTCACATTTTTTGAAGTTTTAATCAATGAAAGAAATAATGAgcataataattttcttaaattgGCATTAATAGTATTTGGCTTTTCTGTTATTGGAACTTTAAGATATTTTGATCAACATGAACACAATCATTCTcatgataataaaatgagTATGCATTCTCATGAtcattga
- a CDS encoding Adenine phosphoribosyltransferase translates to MENNSKAFDNVKERIKNRLVDYPDFPKKGILFRDIMPLFKDPVLINDLALSIANYFKNSQINSIAACEARGFLFGVIVSIHMNVPFVAIRKKEYGEDIFEVQKNSFKSGDRVLILDDLLATGGSMSAAIDVVKKAGANPVNAFCLVELTELKGREKLPESTIFEAMIQF, encoded by the exons atggaaaataattcaaaagcTTTTGATAACGTTAaagaaagaataaaaaatagattGGTTGATTATCCAGATTTTCCTAAAAAAGGAATTCTTTTCAg agATATTATGCCTCTTTTCAAAGACCCTGTTTTGATAAATGATTTAGCTTTATCTATAGCAAATTATTTCAAGAATAGTCAAATAAATTCAATTGCTGCTTGTGAAGCTCGTGGTTTCCTTTTTGGAGTTATTGTATCAATTCATATGAATGTACCATTTGTTGCAATAAGAAAGAAAG aatatGGGGAGGATATTTTTGAGgtacaaaaaaattcttttaaatctGGTGATCGTGTTTTGATATTGGATGACTTATTAGCTACTGGTGGTTCTATGAGTGCTGCAATAGATGTTGTTAAGAAAGCAGGTGCAAACCCCGTTAATGCATTTTGTTTGGTTGAATTAACTGAATTAAAAGGACGTGAAAAATTACCTGAATCTACAATCTTTGAAGCTATGattcaattttaa
- a CDS encoding 40S ribosomal protein S6 — protein sequence MAQEVEADSLGDEWKGYILRLTGGNDKQGFPMKQGVLTNERVRLLLSKGQSCYRPRRAGERKRKSVRGCIYDANLSVIAAIIVKKGDNEIPGLTDVSVPKKLGPKRASKIRKLFNLTKEDDVLKYVLPRTVSNGKRVVKPRVQRLITSDRLKRQAKRLAEKKARTVKRKEEALAYQKVLAKFAKEKQAEKAARRLSSHKSESK from the exons ATGGCCCAGGAAGTCGAAGCCGACTCTCTCGGTGATGAATGGAAAGGATACATTCTTCGTCTTACAGGAGGTAATGATAAACAAGGTTTCCCAATGAAACAAGGTGTTCTTACAAATGAACGTGTCCGTCTTCTTCTTTCAAAAGGACAATCTTGTTACAGACCACGTCGTGCTGGAGAACGTAAACGTAAATCTGTCCGTGGATGTATCTATGATGCCAATCTTTCTGTTATTGCTGCTATTATTGTTAAGAAGGGAGATAATGAAATTCCAGGACTCACTGATGTATCTGTGCCAAAAAAACTTGGACCAAAAAGAGCATCAAAGATCCGTAAGCTTTTCAACTTAACAAAAGAAGACGATGTTTTGAAATACGTACTTCCAAGAACAGTAAGTAATGGAAAACGTGTTGTAAAACCACGTGTCCAACGTTTGATTACATCAGATAGACTTAAACGTCAAGCAAAGAGATTAGCCGAGAAAAAAGCCAGAACCGTCAAACGTAAGGAAGAAGCTCTTGCTTACCAAAAAGTTCTCGCTAAGTTTGCTAAG gaAAAGCAAGCTGAAAAAGCTGCTAGAAGACTCTCTTCTCACAAATCTGAAAgcaagtaa
- a CDS encoding Vacuolar protein-sorting-associated protein 25 produces MAKSTTFNFPWHYDFPPFYTIQPNSTTREKQLEAWGRLVIDFCHHLSLYTVDLNEISCSELFCNQKLNRRLNLDGIKTVFDYLEQKEHIEWLDSKKTRCHVYWRTPSEWGDQIYEWASQNGLINSPCTLFELTQGEDTVKESFYGLDKDILIKSLQTLENKRKAVLMNIGTGSEGVKFLP; encoded by the exons ATGGCTAAATCAACAACTTTCAATTTTCCTTGGCACTACGATTTTCCTCCGTTTTACAC tatacaACCAAATTCAACAACTAGGGAAAAACAACTAGAAGCTTGGGGAAGATTAGTTATTGATTTTTGCCATCATTTATCTCTTTATACTGTAGATTTAAACGAAATTTCTTGTAGtgaattattttgtaatcaGAAGTTAAATAGGAGGTTAAATTTAGACGGAATTAAAACAGTTTTTGACTATTTAGAACAAAAAG aACACATTGAGTGGTTGGATTCTAAAAAAACACGTTGTCACGTCTATTGGAGAACTCCTTCTGAGTGGGGTGATCAAATATACGAGTGGGCTTCACAAAACGGATTAATTAATTCACCTTGCACACTTTTTGAATTAACTCAAGGTGAAGATACAGTAAAAGAAAGTTTTTATGGTCTTGATAAGGATATTCTTATTAAGTCATTACAAACATTAGAAAATAAACGTAAAGCAGTACTTATGAATATTGGTACTGGTTCAGAAGGAGTCAAATTTTTACCATAA
- a CDS encoding tRNA (adenine(58)-N(1))-methyltransferase catalytic subunit TRMT61A: protein MVNNDSDRMEIIEKRNSNFMHNEELIQDGDEVVIYMSYGELKSLKVKSGESFNMRFGHIHHSNLIGKPFGSRVQATAGFVYILRPIPALWTRCLPRRTQILYTPDIGAILMYLDLKPGSIVCESGTGSGSLSHQLATAIAPTGHLYTHDIDKLRVTKVIDEFQTHGLKDVTTAVMRNVCEVGFVVENKADAVFLDLPAPWEAISWAKKALSKERGGRIVSFSPCIEQVIKSCEVLRKEGFVQVETIEIIPKTMKSVELFNDNLKAFDKRVNIFTDSVERIIPCIKTNNYKIEKGKKRNFDGSIVEINEDDELERCDDADFSLTTKTIVSFPHSQPTHTGYLTHATLLPHF from the coding sequence atggtTAATAACGATAGTGATAGGATGGAAATTATAGAGAAAAGAAATAGTAATTTTATGCATAACGAAGAATTAATTCAAGATGGTGATGAAGTGGTTATTTATATGAGTTATGGAGAacttaaaagtttaaaagtaaaaagtGGAGAAAGTTTTAATATGCGTTTTGGTCATATTCATCATAGTAATTTGATTGGTAAACCTTTTGGAAGTAGAGTTCAAGCAACAGCTGgatttgtttatattttacgTCCCATTCCTGCATTATGGACACGATGTTTGCCTAGAAGAacacaaattttatatactcCAGATATTGGAGCTATTTTAATGTATCTTGACTTAAAACCAGGTTCTATTGTTTGTGAAAGTGGTACAGGATCTGGATCATTATCTCATCAATTGGCTACTGCAATAGCTCCAACAGGTCATTTGTATACTCATGATATTGACAAATTACGAGTTACAAAAGTTATAGACGAATTTCAGACACATGGATTAAAAGATGTTACTACTGCTGTAATGAGAAATGTTTGTGAAGTTGGTTTTGTTGTTGAAAATAAAGCTGATGCTGTTTTTCTTGATTTACCAGCTCCTTGGGAAGCTATATCATGGGCAAAAAAAGCTTTATCTAAAGAAAGAGGTGGTAGAATTGTTTCATTTTCTCCATGTATTGAGCAGGTTATTAAAAGTTGTGAAGTTTTACGTAAAGAAGGTTTTGTACAAGTTGAAACTATTGAAATTATTCCAAAAACAATGAAAAGTGTAGAATtgtttaatgataatttaaaagcatttgataaaagagttaatatttttactgaTTCTGTTGAAAGAATAATTCCTtgtataaaaacaaataattacaaaattgaaaaaggtaaaaaaagaaattttgatGGATCTATTGTTGAAATTAATGAAGATGATGAGTTAGAAAGATGTGATGATGCTGATTTTTCTTTGACAACAAAAACAATAGTTTCATTTCCTCATTCTCAACCAACACACACTGGATATTTGACTCATGCCACTTTATTAccacatttttaa